The Solibacillus sp. FSL R7-0682 genome includes a window with the following:
- a CDS encoding helix-turn-helix domain-containing protein — MRICIIERDDEEIRGIEWYLKNYLTRSVEIERATSCEQIVQIFSSFHPQVLLIETELITPTVQNFLQRQPCHIIALTAQPIYQQAMKAIEIKAAQLFVKPVPLEELKSIILTLPIKYQEDTPTPSITTEAQLYLDLFLNTPKKVNLKQQVFFLLEPAQFQHNLSLYNWLIQSPIFEEITAFPLQKRVLCLVQSIEREQMTKQLRHIIREWLKFSGEEMNIAIYDGEETTLSHMYNECKKVLTQRFYKGYAHIFPSSQSLNVTRLDPLLTPEAQQLLINSLENGDLKAIKSFLYKLTDTSTFYHHEDVRIHLTSVLAQIRRFMMKYHLQQQPKLEIQYRALFHHILEHPIMYAIVQELILFTQILIQQAKTAQQLHADYAEMAISIIENHYMNSTLTLKSIAKELNISANYLSNVFSKKMGIPLKKYIQQYRVQQAENMLAHSTHSIASIAEAVGFIDSNYFTKVFREYYHLTPFRYRSQSIKNTPVI; from the coding sequence ATGCGAATATGTATTATTGAACGTGATGATGAGGAAATTAGAGGAATTGAATGGTATTTAAAAAATTATTTGACGCGTTCTGTTGAAATTGAACGTGCAACAAGCTGTGAGCAAATCGTACAAATCTTTTCAAGCTTTCATCCGCAAGTTTTATTAATAGAAACTGAGCTTATTACGCCTACTGTTCAAAATTTTTTACAAAGACAGCCATGCCACATTATAGCCCTTACCGCACAGCCGATCTATCAACAAGCGATGAAGGCCATTGAAATAAAAGCTGCACAACTATTCGTGAAGCCTGTACCGTTAGAAGAATTAAAATCCATTATTTTAACATTGCCTATTAAATATCAGGAAGACACTCCTACACCATCCATTACTACTGAAGCACAACTTTATTTAGACCTTTTCTTAAATACGCCGAAAAAAGTGAATTTAAAGCAGCAAGTATTTTTCTTACTAGAACCTGCACAATTCCAACATAATTTATCGCTTTACAATTGGCTCATTCAATCGCCTATTTTTGAAGAAATTACTGCCTTCCCATTACAAAAACGGGTACTTTGTCTCGTCCAATCAATTGAACGAGAACAAATGACAAAGCAGCTGCGTCACATCATTCGGGAATGGCTGAAGTTTAGTGGAGAGGAAATGAATATTGCCATCTATGATGGAGAGGAAACGACCTTATCCCATATGTATAATGAATGCAAAAAGGTGCTCACGCAGCGTTTTTATAAAGGCTATGCACATATTTTTCCTAGCTCGCAATCTCTCAATGTGACAAGACTAGATCCATTACTGACACCTGAAGCTCAGCAACTACTGATTAATAGTTTAGAAAATGGCGATTTAAAGGCAATTAAAAGCTTTTTATATAAGCTGACAGATACCTCAACATTTTATCATCACGAAGATGTACGCATTCATTTGACAAGCGTGCTCGCACAAATTCGTCGTTTTATGATGAAATATCATTTACAGCAACAGCCAAAATTAGAAATACAATATCGTGCTTTATTTCACCATATATTAGAGCACCCAATAATGTATGCTATTGTGCAGGAACTTATTTTATTTACTCAAATACTCATACAACAAGCGAAAACTGCCCAGCAACTTCATGCAGATTATGCAGAGATGGCGATTTCGATCATTGAAAATCACTATATGAATTCCACTCTAACGCTGAAGTCAATTGCCAAGGAACTTAATATTAGCGCTAACTATTTAAGTAATGTATTCTCTAAAAAAATGGGCATCCCATTAAAAAAATATATACAGCAATACCGTGTTCAACAGGCCGAAAATATGCTTGCCCATTCCACTCATTCAATTGCAAGTATTGCAGAAGCAGTCGGCTTTATCGACAGCAACTACTTTACAAAAGTGTTTAGGGAATATTATCATCTCACGCCTTTTCGCTACCGTTCGCAATCAATTAAAAACACTCCTGTCATTTAA
- a CDS encoding HTH domain-containing protein: MTKRYFTKKEQEQLKCNPYVQAVSEKAITYTDEFKRHFITENGNGKLPKEIFEVAGFDVDLVGSERITSSAKRWRNSYLKAGVEGLQDTRKTKSARPLERELSIEEKYVRLEAKMRLLEAENELLKKLDLLERQMLKKKSQSKQN, translated from the coding sequence ATGACTAAAAGATACTTTACGAAAAAAGAACAGGAACAATTAAAATGTAATCCTTATGTGCAGGCTGTGAGTGAAAAAGCGATTACATATACAGATGAATTTAAACGCCACTTTATTACGGAAAATGGGAATGGGAAACTGCCAAAAGAAATTTTTGAAGTGGCAGGTTTTGACGTTGATTTAGTTGGATCTGAGCGTATCACTTCTTCAGCAAAACGTTGGCGTAATTCCTACCTTAAAGCAGGTGTAGAAGGCTTACAAGATACACGAAAAACAAAATCAGCGCGCCCGCTTGAACGTGAGCTAAGTATTGAGGAAAAGTATGTACGGTTAGAAGCGAAAATGCGGTTATTAGAAGCGGAAAATGAACTCTTAAAAAAGCTCGATCTACTCGAAAGGCAGATGTTGAAGAAGAAATCACAATCGAAACAAAACTAA
- a CDS encoding IS3 family transposase: MHQTIQKYKLKRMVNYLCKLIGVSRSGYYNYFDEKSAQKRATQNEADEVTKEIILKAYHFRGRKKGARQIKMTLQNQYGIKYNLKRIRRIMKKFQIICPIRKANPARRMAKATKEHRTCENKLQRNFKQGVAGKVLLTDITYLTYQNGRRAYLSTIKDAETNEILAYEVSSSLHLEIVLNTLQKLKKHRHLTKDAFIHSDQGFHYTNPQFQAMVKRMGLDQSMSRRGNCWDNAPQESFFGHFKDEINLNDCETFNEVKREIKSYMNYYNHYRGQWNLKKAAACKIQTAASTSCLGFFKMSFTKGTV; this comes from the coding sequence ATCCATCAAACGATTCAAAAGTACAAATTGAAGCGCATGGTGAACTATTTATGTAAACTGATTGGGGTTTCCCGTTCAGGTTATTACAATTATTTTGATGAAAAATCAGCACAAAAACGAGCGACACAGAATGAAGCAGACGAAGTGACAAAGGAAATTATTTTAAAGGCATATCATTTCCGAGGACGCAAAAAGGGAGCACGCCAAATTAAAATGACACTTCAAAACCAATATGGCATTAAATACAACCTCAAACGTATTCGCCGTATTATGAAGAAGTTCCAGATTATTTGTCCAATTCGAAAAGCAAATCCAGCACGCCGTATGGCAAAAGCAACAAAAGAACATCGCACTTGCGAAAACAAATTACAACGCAATTTTAAGCAAGGGGTAGCGGGAAAAGTATTATTAACAGACATCACGTATTTAACGTATCAAAACGGGAGACGTGCTTATTTATCAACCATTAAAGACGCAGAAACAAATGAAATTTTAGCATATGAGGTATCTTCGTCCTTACATTTAGAGATTGTGCTCAATACCCTCCAAAAGCTTAAGAAACATCGCCACTTAACAAAGGATGCTTTTATTCATTCAGATCAGGGATTCCACTATACGAATCCCCAATTCCAAGCAATGGTGAAAAGAATGGGTTTAGATCAATCCATGTCACGTCGAGGGAACTGTTGGGACAATGCGCCTCAAGAATCATTCTTCGGTCATTTTAAAGACGAAATAAATCTAAACGATTGCGAAACATTCAATGAAGTAAAACGAGAAATCAAGAGTTACATGAATTACTACAATCATTATCGTGGGCAATGGAATTTAAAAAAGGCTGCCGCCTGCAAAATACAGACAGCAGCTTCAACAAGTTGCCTAGGCTTTTTCAAAATGTCCTTTACAAAGGGTACAGTTTAA
- a CDS encoding SLC13 family permease, with the protein MQLTLTFIILAVTIVFFTTNRFRADLVAIMALLAFVILEILTPAEALAGFSNSVVIMIAGLFVVGAGILRTGLAGMAGNLLLKWSGDSELRLFILLLVIVATVGAFMSNTGTVALMLPIVVSIALSIQVSPSKFLMPLSYIASMSGLMTLIASPTNLIASQTLVDHGFEKLGFFSITPIGIIATITVIIYLVLVRNTLLPKDEKRSQSDAGYKLSPKKIVKEYDLQDKLFRVVVGENSTIVDRKLADLKLPATYHIYIMKIKRGAIEGLNLRPMTYQELAGPNSVIHVGDELYVQGIANDVARFATDFQLVMQSFEDNAEELITKKIGVAEVLLTPQSRLIGESVSKIGFREKYNLNIVGINRKGDYLLKNMAEQKLRFGDAILVQGTWDEIDLLSRETHDVVVVGQPREHAGLAAATGKAPVAGVIMLFMIGLMVFEVFDAVIAVLIGAVLMMITGCLRNMDDAYNKMNFESIVLVAAMLPMATALEKTGGMTILAEGIVSVLGDFGPYGVFMGIYVLTVIFGQFVSNTATSVLFSPIAITSALAMDANPYTFMIAVAAAASMAFATPIASPTNSLVLTAGGYKFIDFIKVGVPLQIIMFIVMMIAVPLLFPF; encoded by the coding sequence ATGCAATTAACGTTAACATTTATTATTTTGGCGGTAACGATCGTATTCTTTACGACAAATCGCTTCCGCGCAGATTTAGTTGCCATTATGGCGTTACTCGCCTTTGTTATATTAGAAATTTTAACACCAGCAGAAGCATTAGCTGGCTTTTCGAATTCAGTAGTAATTATGATTGCGGGGCTATTTGTAGTAGGGGCAGGTATTTTACGGACAGGTCTTGCAGGGATGGCAGGAAATTTACTTTTAAAATGGTCTGGAGATAGCGAGCTCCGTTTGTTTATTTTATTGCTTGTAATTGTCGCTACGGTTGGAGCATTTATGAGTAATACGGGTACTGTGGCACTTATGTTACCGATTGTGGTTTCCATTGCATTAAGTATTCAAGTAAGCCCGTCTAAATTTTTAATGCCGCTTTCATATATTGCAAGCATGTCAGGACTGATGACGTTAATCGCATCGCCAACCAATTTAATTGCATCGCAAACACTAGTCGATCATGGCTTTGAAAAATTAGGCTTTTTTTCGATTACACCAATTGGGATTATCGCAACGATTACAGTAATAATTTATTTAGTCTTGGTACGTAATACATTATTACCAAAAGACGAAAAACGCTCACAATCGGATGCAGGGTACAAGCTGTCACCGAAAAAGATTGTGAAGGAATACGATTTACAAGATAAATTATTTCGTGTTGTCGTAGGTGAGAATTCGACAATTGTGGACCGCAAGTTGGCGGACTTAAAATTACCTGCCACGTATCATATTTACATTATGAAAATTAAGCGCGGTGCGATTGAAGGACTAAATTTGCGTCCGATGACGTATCAAGAGTTGGCTGGTCCAAATAGTGTTATACATGTGGGCGATGAGCTTTATGTGCAAGGAATTGCGAACGATGTGGCACGCTTTGCAACCGATTTTCAGTTAGTAATGCAGTCTTTTGAAGACAACGCAGAAGAGCTTATTACGAAGAAAATTGGTGTAGCAGAAGTACTATTAACCCCGCAGTCTCGTTTAATAGGCGAATCGGTAAGTAAAATTGGCTTCCGAGAGAAATATAATTTAAACATTGTCGGTATTAACCGAAAAGGGGATTACTTATTAAAAAATATGGCGGAGCAAAAGTTACGCTTCGGAGATGCCATTTTAGTACAGGGTACTTGGGATGAAATTGATCTATTGTCCCGCGAAACACATGATGTTGTCGTCGTTGGTCAGCCTCGCGAGCATGCAGGGTTAGCAGCAGCAACCGGCAAAGCGCCTGTTGCTGGTGTGATTATGCTGTTCATGATTGGACTAATGGTGTTTGAAGTATTTGATGCCGTAATTGCCGTATTAATTGGTGCCGTGCTCATGATGATTACGGGATGCTTGCGCAATATGGATGATGCCTACAATAAAATGAACTTTGAAAGTATTGTGCTTGTTGCTGCGATGCTACCAATGGCTACAGCGCTTGAGAAAACAGGTGGGATGACTATTTTAGCGGAAGGCATTGTATCTGTCCTAGGTGATTTTGGTCCGTACGGCGTATTCATGGGAATCTATGTGTTGACAGTGATCTTTGGGCAGTTTGTTAGCAATACGGCGACATCTGTCTTATTTTCACCAATTGCGATTACCTCTGCTCTAGCAATGGATGCTAATCCGTATACGTTTATGATTGCTGTAGCAGCTGCAGCAAGTATGGCCTTTGCCACACCAATTGCCTCTCCTACAAACTCGCTTGTTTTAACAGCAGGGGGCTATAAATTTATAGATTTCATTAAGGTAGGCGTACCGCTACAAATTATTATGTTTATTGTCATGATGATTGCAGTACCGCTGCTGTTTCCATTCTGA
- a CDS encoding catalase produces the protein MTKELLTTASGAPVVSNDDVQTAGRRGPVLLQDVFLIEKLANFNREVIPERRMHAKGSGAFGKFTVTNDITKYTKAAIFSEVGKETEMFARFSTVAGERGAADAERDIRGFALKFYTEEGNWDLVGNNTPVFFFRDPLHFPDLNHVVKRDPKTNMHNGNSNWDFWTSLPEALHQVTIVMSDRGIPNGYRKMHGFGSHTYSMINAEGERVYVKFHFRTQQGIENLTASEAAEVIGKDRESSQRDLFESIENGDFPRWKMYIQVMTEEQARNSKDNPFDLTKVWYKSEYPLIEVGEFELNRNPENYFADVEQAAFAPSNVVPGISFSPDRMLQARLFAYQDATRYRLGVNHHQIPVNTPKCPFMVYHRDGQGRADGNRGSAITYYPNSYGALQGQSQYKDPALALDGPADIYDFREDDNNYFEQPGKLFRLQTPEQQQRLFETTAAEMNGVEEFIKRRHILHCYLADPAYGEGVAKAMGLSLDGMDLSNPYTK, from the coding sequence ATGACAAAAGAACTTTTAACTACGGCTTCTGGTGCTCCTGTAGTATCCAACGATGACGTACAAACAGCTGGCCGTCGTGGTCCAGTCTTATTACAAGACGTATTCTTAATTGAAAAATTAGCAAACTTCAACCGTGAAGTAATCCCTGAGCGTCGTATGCACGCAAAAGGTTCAGGTGCATTTGGTAAATTTACAGTTACAAATGACATTACAAAATATACAAAAGCTGCAATCTTCTCTGAGGTTGGTAAAGAAACTGAAATGTTCGCACGTTTCTCAACTGTAGCAGGTGAGCGCGGTGCTGCTGATGCTGAACGCGATATCCGTGGTTTTGCATTAAAATTCTACACTGAAGAAGGGAACTGGGACTTAGTTGGTAACAACACACCTGTATTCTTCTTCCGTGACCCATTACACTTCCCAGACTTAAACCACGTTGTTAAGCGTGATCCAAAAACAAACATGCACAACGGTAACTCTAACTGGGATTTCTGGACTTCATTACCAGAAGCGTTACACCAAGTAACAATCGTAATGTCAGACCGTGGTATTCCAAACGGCTACCGCAAAATGCACGGTTTCGGTTCTCACACATACTCAATGATTAACGCGGAAGGCGAGCGCGTCTATGTGAAGTTCCACTTCCGTACTCAACAAGGTATCGAAAACTTAACAGCTAGTGAAGCTGCTGAAGTAATCGGTAAAGACCGTGAATCTTCACAACGTGACTTATTCGAATCAATCGAAAATGGCGATTTCCCACGTTGGAAAATGTACATCCAAGTGATGACAGAAGAGCAAGCGCGTAACTCTAAGGACAACCCATTCGACTTAACAAAAGTTTGGTACAAATCTGAATATCCATTAATCGAAGTTGGTGAATTCGAGTTAAACCGTAACCCAGAAAACTACTTTGCTGATGTAGAGCAAGCTGCTTTCGCACCATCTAACGTAGTACCTGGTATTTCATTCTCACCTGACCGTATGTTACAAGCACGTTTATTTGCTTATCAAGATGCAACTCGTTACCGTTTAGGTGTAAACCACCATCAAATTCCAGTAAACACACCAAAATGCCCATTCATGGTTTACCACCGCGATGGCCAAGGCCGTGCTGACGGAAACCGTGGTTCAGCTATTACTTACTATCCAAATAGCTATGGTGCATTACAAGGCCAATCTCAATACAAAGATCCTGCATTAGCTCTTGATGGTCCAGCTGACATCTACGACTTCCGTGAAGATGACAACAACTACTTCGAGCAACCAGGTAAATTATTCCGTCTTCAAACACCTGAACAGCAACAACGTTTATTTGAAACTACTGCTGCTGAAATGAACGGTGTTGAAGAGTTCATCAAACGTCGTCACATCTTACACTGCTACTTAGCTGATCCAGCTTACGGTGAAGGTGTAGCGAAAGCTATGGGCTTATCTTTAGATGGTATGGACCTTTCAAACCCATACACGAAATAA
- a CDS encoding TetR/AcrR family transcriptional regulator — protein sequence MNVKQVKRQKMLVAAKHLFTENGFERTSMQKVADEAGVGVATLFRYFPKKEQLIIELVIEVIEGMLPHFEDINESNRNGYEKMEAILDSYIDYIFTANRQAVTLLENFEYYVTYNPIEDELINTIRSTYIRIGRCVNEAINQGIEDGSISLSGEEKITALTIMNLFGIAIKKHAFTSFLPVEIVPVPKKQELVEVKKIILNYFKKN from the coding sequence TTGAACGTTAAACAAGTGAAAAGACAAAAAATGCTTGTCGCAGCCAAACACCTCTTTACTGAAAATGGTTTTGAGCGCACATCGATGCAAAAAGTTGCTGATGAAGCTGGCGTAGGCGTTGCGACATTATTTCGTTACTTTCCAAAAAAAGAGCAATTAATAATCGAATTGGTAATTGAAGTAATAGAAGGAATGTTACCCCATTTTGAAGACATTAATGAGTCCAATAGAAATGGATACGAGAAAATGGAGGCAATTTTAGATTCGTATATTGATTATATTTTTACAGCGAATCGGCAAGCTGTTACGCTACTTGAAAACTTTGAATACTACGTAACCTATAACCCAATCGAAGACGAACTAATAAATACCATTCGTTCTACGTATATACGGATTGGACGCTGTGTGAATGAGGCAATCAATCAAGGAATTGAGGACGGTTCAATTTCCCTTTCAGGCGAAGAAAAGATAACCGCGCTTACGATTATGAACTTATTTGGTATTGCCATTAAAAAGCATGCATTTACAAGTTTCCTTCCAGTTGAAATTGTACCCGTGCCCAAAAAGCAGGAGCTAGTTGAGGTAAAAAAAATAATACTTAACTATTTCAAAAAGAATTAA
- a CDS encoding CoxG family protein: protein MPAGTHSVSIPVNIQTIWEFVQDMNNWAPLVPGYIEHEIINDRESTWAFKGDLGFMKKTVKLKIDIKEWNEPSGVVFDLTGISDNFKGGGYFKAEAVSENETIMAGNLDINAGGMMGPMINQILINFVPQTATELTEAIVNKIKEINHV, encoded by the coding sequence ATGCCAGCAGGAACACATTCAGTATCAATACCAGTAAACATTCAAACAATTTGGGAATTTGTACAAGATATGAACAATTGGGCACCACTTGTACCCGGTTATATCGAACACGAAATTATTAATGATCGTGAATCAACATGGGCATTCAAGGGTGACTTAGGATTCATGAAGAAAACAGTAAAGTTAAAAATTGATATTAAAGAGTGGAATGAACCTTCAGGAGTTGTATTCGATTTAACGGGTATTTCGGATAACTTTAAAGGTGGCGGCTATTTCAAGGCCGAGGCAGTAAGCGAAAATGAAACGATTATGGCTGGAAACTTGGATATTAACGCTGGAGGTATGATGGGGCCAATGATTAACCAAATTCTAATCAACTTTGTCCCACAGACTGCTACAGAATTAACAGAAGCAATTGTAAATAAAATTAAAGAAATTAATCACGTCTAA
- a CDS encoding FAD-dependent oxidoreductase: protein MQNIQWEKEVDVIVLGTGGAALSAAVAAAENGASVLVLEKTYQIGGTTAYSGGVPWVPLNHYMEAEGFTDNREDAINFIKRLALGRAEDHMIERFVDKGQEVFRFLDEKAQVKFKTPNGYPEYYRNIPEALQNGTRSLDPLPFDLNLIGDWGIHLRQNPIFPPLTLEEGGAIGGIDFGKVAERMQNNVVTMGRSLIGSLFKACLDRGVETLLNIAGKELVLGDNEEIIGVIAETKEGEKKYFKANKGVILASGGFEWNKQLTKAFLKMDITHPVSPPGNEGDALLMSMKVGAALDNMSEAWWYPAMIDPTFEYEDNIMAQLGGGRMGPNSIVVNKHGRRFTHEGVTYNDMPRAMFNYDPVSVDFPNKGPVWMVFDQQLKDSQLLITMTPGDPAPEWVDQAPTIRELAEKIGVNADNLEDEIAKWNSYAAQKEDPDFHRGTTQFENLTGGGGSPEANIGTIEKGPFYALPIYLGALGTNGGPKINENGQVVNFAGNPIKGLYAAGNASANPLGPIYPSAGGTIGPGMVFGFLAGEHAAKSN, encoded by the coding sequence ATGCAAAACATTCAATGGGAAAAAGAAGTTGATGTGATCGTTCTAGGTACAGGAGGAGCGGCTTTATCAGCGGCAGTTGCGGCAGCCGAAAATGGCGCATCCGTGCTAGTACTTGAAAAAACGTATCAAATTGGTGGTACAACTGCATATTCTGGAGGGGTTCCTTGGGTTCCATTAAATCATTATATGGAAGCAGAAGGGTTTACAGATAATCGTGAAGATGCGATTAATTTCATCAAGCGTTTAGCATTAGGCCGTGCAGAAGACCATATGATTGAGCGTTTTGTTGATAAAGGGCAAGAGGTATTTAGATTTTTAGATGAAAAAGCACAAGTAAAATTTAAAACGCCAAACGGGTACCCAGAATATTACCGAAATATTCCGGAAGCTTTACAAAATGGCACACGTTCATTAGATCCACTACCATTTGATTTAAATTTAATCGGTGACTGGGGGATTCATTTACGCCAAAATCCAATTTTCCCACCACTTACATTAGAAGAAGGTGGCGCAATTGGTGGAATTGATTTTGGTAAAGTTGCAGAGCGTATGCAAAATAATGTCGTTACAATGGGTCGCTCATTAATCGGCTCATTATTTAAAGCATGTTTAGACCGTGGTGTTGAAACATTATTAAATATTGCAGGTAAAGAGCTTGTATTAGGTGACAACGAAGAAATTATCGGCGTTATCGCAGAAACAAAAGAGGGTGAAAAGAAATATTTCAAGGCAAACAAAGGGGTTATTTTAGCTTCTGGTGGCTTTGAATGGAATAAACAATTAACAAAAGCATTCCTAAAAATGGACATTACACACCCAGTTTCACCTCCTGGAAATGAAGGGGACGCGCTTCTAATGTCGATGAAGGTTGGAGCGGCACTTGATAATATGAGTGAAGCATGGTGGTATCCAGCAATGATAGACCCGACATTTGAATATGAAGACAATATTATGGCACAGCTTGGTGGTGGGCGTATGGGTCCGAACTCTATTGTTGTGAACAAGCATGGTCGTCGTTTCACCCATGAAGGGGTTACATACAATGATATGCCGCGTGCGATGTTCAATTATGATCCAGTATCAGTTGACTTCCCGAATAAAGGGCCAGTATGGATGGTATTTGATCAGCAATTAAAAGACAGCCAATTGCTAATTACAATGACGCCAGGAGATCCAGCTCCTGAGTGGGTGGATCAAGCGCCAACAATTCGTGAATTAGCAGAAAAAATTGGTGTTAATGCCGACAACTTAGAAGATGAAATTGCTAAGTGGAATAGTTATGCTGCACAGAAGGAAGATCCAGATTTCCACCGTGGCACAACTCAATTTGAAAATTTAACAGGTGGCGGGGGAAGCCCAGAGGCTAACATCGGCACAATTGAAAAAGGACCGTTCTATGCATTACCAATCTATCTAGGTGCATTAGGCACGAATGGCGGACCAAAAATTAATGAAAATGGACAAGTTGTTAACTTCGCAGGTAATCCAATTAAAGGCTTATATGCAGCAGGAAATGCATCTGCTAACCCACTTGGACCTATTTATCCAAGTGCAGGCGGAACAATCGGACCAGGTATGGTATTCGGTTTCTTAGCCGGAGAACATGCAGCAAAATCTAACTAA
- a CDS encoding AEC family transporter, whose product MVYLSMIFFKIVAPILVLLIIGALLQRKFQFNLKALSHLITYCFMPAAVFINIYETSVEMSVIGQITIFIVLFIGSQMLLSKFLAKLLKLDRKESAVFKNSVVLINSGNYGIPVAQMIFATQPIGVAIQVILVIFQNMTTYTYGLYNLISSTKSGLAIIRDFLKMPIVHALVLGAALNYFNVPIPETFSIPLEHIAEGFVAVALITLGAQLSQIEIRTMFNKTIFVSCFTRLIIGPAVALVIIFLLGLDGVVAQSLFIASAFPTSRNSSSLALEYDIESATAAQTVLFSTIISCLTVTVVIYVSNVLFV is encoded by the coding sequence ATGGTGTATTTATCTATGATTTTCTTTAAAATTGTTGCGCCAATCCTTGTATTACTAATTATCGGGGCGTTATTACAAAGAAAGTTTCAATTTAATTTAAAGGCGTTATCCCATCTTATTACGTATTGTTTTATGCCTGCCGCAGTGTTTATTAATATTTATGAAACGTCGGTGGAAATGAGCGTAATTGGCCAAATTACAATATTTATTGTGCTATTCATTGGTTCACAAATGCTACTTAGTAAATTTTTAGCAAAATTATTAAAGCTAGATCGGAAAGAATCCGCCGTTTTTAAAAATAGTGTAGTGCTTATTAATTCAGGAAACTATGGGATCCCTGTTGCTCAAATGATCTTTGCTACGCAACCAATCGGGGTGGCAATCCAAGTAATTCTCGTTATTTTTCAAAATATGACGACTTATACATACGGGCTGTACAATTTGATTTCTTCCACAAAATCAGGGCTCGCTATTATTCGGGACTTTTTAAAAATGCCAATTGTCCATGCTCTTGTACTTGGTGCAGCGCTTAATTATTTCAATGTGCCAATTCCAGAAACGTTTAGTATCCCTCTTGAGCATATTGCGGAAGGCTTTGTCGCAGTAGCTTTAATAACATTAGGTGCTCAGCTTTCGCAAATTGAAATACGTACGATGTTTAATAAAACGATATTTGTAAGTTGTTTTACACGATTAATTATTGGTCCAGCAGTAGCTCTTGTTATTATATTTTTACTTGGACTAGATGGGGTTGTTGCACAATCCCTATTTATCGCAAGTGCGTTTCCTACATCACGTAATAGTTCTAGTCTCGCGTTAGAATATGATATTGAATCTGCTACAGCAGCACAAACCGTATTATTTTCAACAATTATTAGTTGCTTGACAGTGACAGTAGTAATTTACGTTTCTAACGTATTATTCGTATAA